In the Oncorhynchus gorbuscha isolate QuinsamMale2020 ecotype Even-year linkage group LG05, OgorEven_v1.0, whole genome shotgun sequence genome, one interval contains:
- the LOC124035364 gene encoding uncharacterized protein LOC124035364: MGSKSSEEVPELTGDEKYMQEKDKRNTYFNQTWRMVQCLGTPVVQCLGTPVVQCLGTPVVQCLGTPVVQCLGTPVVQCLGTPVVQCLSTPVVQCLGTPVVQCLGTPVVQCLSTPVVQCLGTPVVYKKQAACSLGVLGQRLVEQEEDFAGRAASYQTEIQHLQRLLRDKQHDLDGVLQQKREVEGELEVVWVAATRENQRIRETLQDSSPSLPSLSPARVHHGRGLSDGPSPSWLSHPQDEVFYPRPHPDSSGPPPCISSPQSGGRPGLHHSPMFESDSDQHQNPSSDESEKNGMDFYS; the protein is encoded by the exons ATGGGTAGTAAATCCTCAGAGGAGGTCCCGGAATTAACGGGAGATGAGAAATATATGCAGGAAAAAGATAAGAGGAACACCTATTTTAaccagacatggagga TGGTCCAGTGTCTGGGTACTCCAGTGGTCCAGTGTCTGGGTACTCCAGTGGTCCAGTGTCTGGGTACTCCAGTGGTCCAGTGTCTGGGTACTCCAGTGGTCCAGTGTCTGGGTACTCCAGTGGTCCAGTGTCTGGGTACTCCAGTGGTCCAGTGTCTGAGTACTCCAGTGGTCCAGTGTCTGGGTACTCCAGTGGTCCAGTGTCTGGGTACTCCAGTGGTCCAGTGTCTGAGTACTCCAGTGGTCCAGTGTCTGGGTACTCCAGTG gTGTACAAGAAGCAGGCAGCCTGCAGCCTGGGGGTTCTGGGCCAGAGGCtggtggagcaggaggaggactTTGCAGGGAGGGCAGCCTCCTACCAGACAGAAATACAGCACCTCCAGAGGCTTCTACGAGACAAACAGCACGACCTGGACGGAGTGCTGCAGCAGAAAAG agagGTGGAAGGTGAGTTGGAGGTGGTGTGGGTGGCAGCGACCAGAGAGAACCAAAGAATTAGGGAGACCCTCCAGGACTCCagcccatctctcccctccctcagccCAGCCAGAGTGCACCATGGCAGGGGTCTGAGCGATGGACCCTCCCCCAGCTGGCTCTCCCACCCCCAGGATGAGGTGTTCTACCCCCGTCCGCACCCTGACAGCTCTGGCCCTCCTCCCTGCATCTCCTCTCCCCAGAGCGGCGGCCGGCCCGGCCTCCACCACAGCCCTATGTTCGAGTCTGACTCGGACCAGCACCAGAACCCCTCCTCAGATGAGAGCGAGAAGAACGGCATGGACTTCTATTCTTAG